In a single window of the Orbaceae bacterium lpD04 genome:
- the artP gene encoding arginine ABC transporter ATP-binding protein ArtP translates to MNIELNHINCFYGSHQALCDISFSYPLGETIVLLGPSGAGKSSLLKVFNLLEVPTSGSMTIADLDFQFTQKPAELMVKKLRTNVGMVFQNYNLWPHLTVLDNLIEAPCQVLGAPKAEAIDKAHKILSRLQLDSMSNRYPLHLSGGQQQRVAIARALMMEPKILLFDEPTAALDPEITSQVAEIIKELSETGITQIIVTHEVDFAKKIASQVIYMEKGKIVEQGDKSCFIHPISKQFQMYLSH, encoded by the coding sequence ATGAACATTGAATTAAACCATATTAACTGTTTTTATGGTTCACATCAGGCTTTATGCGATATCTCATTTAGCTACCCATTAGGTGAAACAATTGTATTACTCGGCCCTAGCGGTGCGGGTAAAAGCTCTTTATTAAAAGTCTTTAATCTACTTGAAGTGCCAACCTCTGGCTCTATGACTATCGCTGATCTTGATTTTCAATTTACGCAAAAACCAGCTGAACTAATGGTCAAAAAATTACGCACAAATGTGGGAATGGTTTTTCAAAACTATAATTTATGGCCACACCTTACGGTTTTAGACAATTTGATTGAAGCCCCTTGTCAAGTGTTGGGTGCACCAAAGGCAGAAGCCATCGATAAAGCGCATAAAATTTTATCTAGGTTACAACTTGATAGCATGAGTAATCGCTACCCGCTTCATTTATCGGGCGGTCAACAACAACGCGTTGCAATTGCACGGGCATTGATGATGGAGCCTAAGATTTTGTTATTTGATGAACCGACTGCGGCATTAGATCCTGAAATAACCTCACAAGTTGCTGAAATTATAAAAGAGTTGTCAGAAACAGGCATTACCCAAATTATTGTGACTCATGAAGTTGATTTTGCTAAAAAAATTGCATCTCAAGTCATTTATATGGAAAAAGGAAAGATAGTTGAACAAGGTGATAAATCCTGTTTTATTCACCCTATTTCCAAACAATTTCAAATGTATTTATCTCATTAA
- a CDS encoding ElyC/SanA/YdcF family protein: MFKKILKYILYLMVVTTITIFSLDCWISLKTEPYIYHNYNDIPPSSVGVVLGTSKYIKGGGINVFYKNRINGAIELYQLGKVDYLLLSGDNALMSYNEPIMMRRDLIKAGIPSSAIVLDYAGFRTLDSIIRANKVFDANNFTIVTQEFHCERALFIAQSQGIDAKCFAVPTPNNIKMIRIREMLARMSAFIDIYILNKEPKFLGPMLPIVRETDDLPKLDENITSPAQ, encoded by the coding sequence ATGTTTAAAAAAATACTTAAATATATTCTCTATTTAATGGTTGTTACAACAATCACAATATTTTCATTGGATTGTTGGATTAGCCTTAAAACAGAGCCTTATATTTACCATAACTATAATGATATTCCACCAAGTTCGGTTGGCGTGGTTTTAGGGACGTCAAAATATATCAAAGGCGGTGGAATTAATGTTTTTTATAAAAATCGCATCAATGGGGCAATTGAGCTTTATCAATTAGGTAAAGTCGATTACTTATTACTTAGCGGCGATAATGCGCTTATGAGCTATAATGAACCAATAATGATGAGACGAGATCTAATTAAAGCGGGCATTCCAAGCTCGGCTATCGTACTTGATTATGCTGGTTTTAGAACATTAGACTCAATTATTCGGGCTAATAAAGTATTTGACGCAAATAATTTTACAATTGTTACTCAAGAGTTTCATTGCGAGCGAGCACTGTTTATTGCACAATCTCAAGGAATCGATGCCAAGTGCTTTGCCGTACCTACACCCAATAATATCAAAATGATTAGAATTCGTGAAATGCTTGCTAGAATGAGTGCATTTATTGATATTTATATTCTTAATAAAGAGCCAAAATTTTTAGGCCCAATGTTACCAATTGTTCGTGAAACGGATGATTTACCTAAACTCGATGAAAATATTACCTCGCCCGCTCAATAA
- a CDS encoding CidB/LrgB family autolysis modulator, giving the protein MIWMLPLTIIIFFLTRHLAIKIKSTLFNPLVVSTIILIPILLLTGTSYSEYFYHVRWINDLLPYSVVALAYPLYEMIPQIKSRWKSIIFITFIASLSSMISGVCIAFWLGADPEVAASILPKSVTTAIAVTVSENQGGVPSITALTVIVVGILGAIFGHQLLNLFKINTVAARGLAIGSVSHAVGTARSIEVNYHEGAYSSLALVLCGIMTSLAAPFLFPILVTLHNWL; this is encoded by the coding sequence ATGATTTGGATGCTACCTTTAACCATCATCATATTTTTCTTAACGCGCCACTTAGCCATTAAAATAAAAAGCACGTTATTTAATCCTTTAGTCGTATCGACAATCATACTTATTCCGATTTTACTGTTAACGGGTACGTCTTACAGCGAATATTTTTATCATGTCCGCTGGATTAATGATTTACTGCCTTACTCAGTTGTCGCTCTTGCTTATCCTTTATATGAAATGATCCCTCAAATAAAATCCCGCTGGAAATCGATTATTTTTATCACTTTTATCGCCTCATTATCATCAATGATATCTGGGGTATGTATTGCCTTTTGGCTTGGAGCAGATCCTGAAGTAGCGGCATCGATTTTACCAAAATCAGTAACAACAGCCATCGCCGTAACCGTTTCAGAAAATCAAGGTGGCGTTCCATCAATTACCGCATTAACGGTTATTGTTGTCGGCATACTCGGTGCTATTTTCGGTCATCAATTGCTAAATTTATTTAAGATCAATACCGTTGCAGCAAGAGGACTTGCTATTGGCAGTGTATCTCACGCCGTTGGCACAGCAAGATCTATTGAAGTAAATTATCATGAAGGCGCTTATAGCTCTTTAGCATTAGTTTTATGTGGTATTATGACATCATTAGCCGCCCCGTTTCTATTCCCAATCCTTGTAACACTACATAATTGGTTATAG
- a CDS encoding CidA/LrgA family protein, with protein MKHFLARHATMRHRVYSLYYTTFNYGRSFLILFICLWVGNFISTLLPITIPGSILGLLILFFMLVFQLIPSRWIRNGCNLFMRYMTILFIPAAMGIMDNYIYLIESWVPILVASIASTFIVMLFIGWLTQHLHSRSLPPINDPADVNQEQK; from the coding sequence ATGAAACATTTTTTAGCTCGTCATGCAACAATGCGTCATCGCGTATATTCCCTTTACTATACTACATTTAATTATGGGCGCAGTTTTCTTATTTTATTTATTTGCCTATGGGTTGGTAATTTTATTTCAACACTTTTACCAATTACAATCCCAGGAAGTATTCTTGGTTTATTGATTTTGTTTTTTATGTTGGTATTTCAACTAATTCCATCTAGATGGATCCGTAATGGCTGCAACTTGTTCATGCGTTATATGACAATCTTATTTATTCCTGCTGCGATGGGAATTATGGACAACTATATTTATTTAATTGAAAGCTGGGTACCGATTTTAGTTGCAAGTATTGCCAGCACATTTATCGTTATGCTCTTTATTGGCTGGCTAACTCAGCATCTACACTCACGCTCTTTACCCCCAATAAATGATCCTGCCGATGTCAATCAGGAGCAAAAATAA
- a CDS encoding YbaN family protein: protein MKKNLFMVLGFLSFFLGTIGIFLPLLPTVPFYLLTAYLWMNSSDKLHRYLVNSKYYQKYVQQTLIEKNVTPKKLFKMLLAVFIVLMIPFILFNSLHVRIILAIVFIAHIIGGYLYFIRKPR from the coding sequence ATGAAAAAAAATTTATTTATGGTGCTTGGCTTTTTATCCTTTTTTTTAGGAACCATAGGTATTTTTTTGCCATTATTGCCAACAGTGCCATTTTATTTGTTAACCGCTTACCTTTGGATGAATAGTTCAGATAAATTACATCGATATCTGGTTAATTCTAAATATTATCAAAAATACGTTCAGCAAACATTAATTGAAAAGAACGTAACCCCTAAAAAATTATTCAAAATGTTATTAGCGGTATTTATTGTATTAATGATCCCTTTTATTTTGTTTAACTCTTTACATGTACGAATCATATTAGCAATTGTATTTATTGCTCATATTATCGGTGGCTATTTATACTTTATCCGTAAACCTCGTTAG
- a CDS encoding YoaK family protein — protein MSMIHLTDKNSPLHEKLEIGLLLAVVGGFLDAYSFLCYGGVFANAQTGNMVLLGVSLINADYINFFHYLIPIIAFSFGILMTEYLLKYLSGSFYIWVLITEIIILFIIAFLPDNTPQVVVTAAISFMCSIQIGSFRKICGAPYTSTMCTGNLRSAMGSLFLAISNKDSHSLIQGLRYLSIILFFCIGAAIGAICVNWWGKISVLLCCLLFSILLLLIIRDLIYIKRKQQQLSDAINK, from the coding sequence ATGTCTATGATTCACTTAACTGATAAAAACTCTCCTCTACATGAAAAATTAGAAATTGGCCTATTATTAGCGGTAGTTGGCGGTTTTTTAGATGCTTATTCATTTTTATGTTATGGCGGGGTATTTGCTAACGCTCAGACGGGTAATATGGTATTACTGGGCGTAAGTCTTATTAACGCCGATTATATTAACTTTTTTCATTATTTAATCCCCATTATTGCTTTCTCTTTTGGTATTTTAATGACGGAATATTTATTGAAATATCTGTCAGGTAGTTTTTATATTTGGGTACTTATTACTGAAATTATCATTTTATTTATTATTGCATTTTTACCCGATAATACGCCACAAGTTGTTGTGACTGCTGCAATTTCATTTATGTGTTCAATTCAAATTGGTAGCTTTCGTAAAATATGTGGAGCGCCTTATACTAGTACTATGTGTACTGGTAATCTTCGCTCGGCAATGGGATCACTCTTCCTCGCTATTTCAAACAAAGATAGTCACTCTTTAATACAAGGTTTACGTTACTTATCGATTATTTTATTTTTCTGTATTGGCGCGGCTATTGGTGCCATCTGTGTTAATTGGTGGGGAAAAATATCAGTATTACTTTGCTGTTTGTTATTTTCTATATTATTACTACTTATTATTCGAGATCTGATTTACATCAAACGTAAACAGCAACAATTAAGTGATGCTATTAATAAATAG
- a CDS encoding AI-2E family transporter yields the protein MLKIFMDWYRQRFSDPNVASLIIVIVSLFIVIYFFNQILLPVIVSVVLSYLLDTPVKYLNRKGLPRTLSVIIVLLLFISIVLLSVMILLPLIWQQGVSLVRNIPSMLTFLNQFLTTLPQKFPELIDVGLFDSLIQSIKDKVVQSGNSLLQFSIVSIFSLLSVIINAVLVPIMMFFLLKDKEKIWNYCSKILPKNRTIINKVASEMDKQIGNYIVGSVLHIIILFIFSYVAFWFLGLDYALLLAFIVGVSVIIPYVGIIISTIPVILVALFQWGLSTEFAILIAVYIVIQMLDGNVTVPLLYSEKLNLHPIVIIIAVLIFGGLWGFWGIFFAIPLATLVKAIINAWPKSVQQS from the coding sequence ATGTTAAAAATATTTATGGATTGGTATCGTCAGCGATTTAGTGATCCTAATGTCGCCTCATTAATTATCGTCATTGTTTCTCTTTTTATCGTTATCTACTTTTTTAATCAAATTTTATTACCGGTAATTGTATCTGTCGTTCTCTCTTATTTACTTGATACACCTGTTAAGTATTTAAATAGAAAAGGGCTGCCAAGAACGTTATCGGTTATTATCGTACTCTTACTCTTTATTTCAATCGTATTACTTAGTGTGATGATTTTACTACCATTAATTTGGCAACAAGGTGTCAGTTTAGTTCGAAATATTCCTTCCATGTTGACATTTTTAAATCAGTTTTTAACAACGTTACCACAAAAATTCCCTGAACTTATTGATGTTGGATTATTTGATTCATTAATTCAAAGCATTAAAGATAAAGTCGTTCAATCTGGCAATTCTTTATTGCAGTTTTCAATTGTTTCTATCTTTAGCTTACTTTCGGTTATTATTAATGCAGTATTAGTTCCGATTATGATGTTCTTTTTACTAAAAGATAAAGAAAAAATTTGGAATTATTGTTCTAAGATTTTACCTAAAAATAGAACGATTATTAATAAAGTTGCCAGCGAAATGGATAAACAAATTGGTAATTATATTGTAGGTAGTGTGCTACACATCATTATCTTATTTATTTTTTCCTATGTTGCATTTTGGTTTTTAGGCTTAGATTATGCTTTATTATTAGCGTTTATTGTTGGCGTATCGGTGATTATTCCTTATGTGGGTATTATTATTTCAACCATTCCAGTGATTTTAGTTGCTCTATTTCAGTGGGGATTAAGTACAGAGTTTGCTATTCTTATTGCCGTTTATATTGTGATACAAATGCTTGATGGTAATGTAACCGTGCCTTTGTTATATTCAGAAAAACTCAATCTTCATCCTATTGTGATAATTATTGCGGTACTGATATTTGGTGGATTATGGGGATTTTGGGGAATATTTTTTGCCATTCCGCTTGCAACGTTAGTCAAAGCAATTATCAACGCATGGCCTAAAAGTGTACAACAAAGTTAA
- the bcp gene encoding thioredoxin-dependent thiol peroxidase yields MITPLQVGEKVPQFTLPDQDGEEVSFTDFNNQRVLIYFYPKAMTPGCTVQACNLRDHLDDFKKYNVAIIGISTDKTEKLSRFSEKELLNFTLLSDENHEIAEKFGIWGEKEFMGKTYDGIHRISFLVGKDGKIEHIFDDFKTSNHHEIVLNYLKDHQ; encoded by the coding sequence ATGATTACCCCACTTCAAGTAGGCGAAAAAGTTCCACAATTTACACTGCCTGACCAAGATGGTGAAGAAGTTAGCTTTACTGATTTTAACAACCAACGTGTTTTGATCTATTTTTATCCAAAAGCAATGACACCAGGTTGTACAGTGCAAGCATGTAACTTACGCGATCATTTAGATGATTTCAAAAAATATAATGTTGCAATTATTGGTATTAGTACCGATAAAACAGAAAAACTATCACGTTTTTCTGAAAAAGAATTACTTAATTTCACACTACTTTCTGATGAAAATCATGAAATTGCCGAAAAATTTGGTATATGGGGTGAAAAAGAATTTATGGGTAAAACCTATGATGGTATTCATCGCATAAGTTTTTTAGTTGGTAAAGACGGTAAAATCGAGCATATTTTCGATGATTTTAAAACCAGTAATCATCATGAAATAGTATTGAATTACTTAAAAGATCATCAATAA
- the hemL gene encoding glutamate-1-semialdehyde 2,1-aminomutase gives MNKSQSLYEQANQVMPGGVNSPVRAFNSVGGTPLFIEKADGAYIYDVDNKAYVDYVGSWGPMILGHNHPEIASAVCHAVHKGLSYGAPTEMEVKLANLVTSIMPSIEMIRMVNSGTEATMSAIRVARGFTGRDKIIKFEGCYHGHADYLLVKAGSGALTFGHPTSPGVPADFVKHTLVCDYNDLESVKKSFEQYPDQIAAIIVEPVAGNMNCVPAKPEFLQGLRNLCDKYGALLIIDEVMTGFRVALGGAQDYYNITPDLTCLGKVIGGGMPVGAFGGRADIMQQLAPIGPIYQAGTLSGNPIAMTAGYTALNLLNDVGIYQQLDSLTSQLADGLLYVAKQNNVPLVINHVGAMFGLFFTTVEEVSSYADVMQSNVELFNKFYHHMLTEGVYFAPSAFEAGFMSLAHGDREINHTIDAANRFFKTLK, from the coding sequence ATGAATAAATCACAATCCCTTTATGAACAAGCAAATCAAGTCATGCCTGGCGGTGTTAACTCGCCGGTAAGAGCATTTAATAGTGTTGGTGGAACGCCGCTATTTATTGAAAAAGCTGATGGTGCTTATATTTATGATGTTGATAATAAAGCCTATGTTGATTATGTCGGTTCATGGGGACCGATGATATTAGGTCATAATCATCCTGAAATTGCGAGTGCAGTTTGTCATGCTGTCCATAAAGGACTTAGCTACGGCGCACCAACTGAAATGGAAGTAAAATTAGCCAATTTGGTTACAAGCATCATGCCATCAATTGAAATGATCCGTATGGTTAACTCGGGCACCGAAGCGACAATGAGCGCTATTCGCGTTGCAAGAGGATTTACTGGCCGCGATAAAATTATTAAATTTGAGGGTTGTTACCATGGTCACGCTGATTACTTATTAGTAAAAGCAGGATCTGGCGCACTAACTTTCGGGCACCCAACATCGCCTGGTGTTCCTGCTGATTTTGTTAAACATACGCTAGTGTGTGATTATAATGATCTTGAATCGGTGAAAAAAAGCTTTGAACAATATCCCGATCAAATTGCAGCAATTATTGTTGAACCAGTAGCCGGTAACATGAACTGCGTTCCAGCTAAACCTGAGTTTTTACAAGGGCTACGAAATTTATGTGATAAATACGGAGCACTACTGATTATTGATGAAGTCATGACTGGGTTTCGAGTAGCACTTGGTGGCGCACAAGATTATTACAATATCACACCTGATTTAACCTGCTTAGGTAAAGTTATCGGTGGAGGAATGCCTGTTGGTGCATTTGGTGGACGAGCTGATATTATGCAGCAATTAGCGCCTATTGGGCCGATTTATCAAGCAGGAACGCTATCGGGCAACCCTATCGCAATGACTGCTGGCTATACTGCGCTAAATTTATTAAATGATGTTGGGATCTATCAACAATTAGATAGTTTAACAAGCCAACTTGCCGATGGACTTTTATATGTTGCTAAACAAAATAATGTACCATTAGTTATTAATCATGTTGGCGCAATGTTTGGTTTATTTTTTACAACTGTAGAAGAAGTCAGCAGTTACGCTGATGTAATGCAAAGTAATGTTGAATTATTCAATAAATTCTATCATCATATGCTGACTGAAGGCGTCTACTTTGCACCATCTGCTTTTGAAGCCGGATTTATGTCACTTGCGCATGGCGATCGGGAGATTAATCATACCATCGATGCTGCAAATCGTTTTTTTAAAACACTTAAATAA
- the erpA gene encoding iron-sulfur cluster insertion protein ErpA translates to MSDTLPLVFTDAAANKVKSLVEEEENPNLRLRVYITGGGCSGFQYGFTFDEKMNDDDLTIEKNGVALVVDPMSLQYLVGGTIDYVEGLQGSRFVVDNPNATTTCGCGSSFSI, encoded by the coding sequence ATGAGTGATACATTACCATTAGTGTTTACTGATGCTGCAGCGAATAAAGTTAAATCATTAGTTGAAGAAGAAGAAAACCCGAACTTAAGATTACGCGTATATATTACCGGCGGTGGATGCAGCGGTTTTCAATACGGTTTTACGTTTGATGAAAAAATGAATGACGATGATTTAACCATCGAAAAAAATGGGGTTGCCTTAGTTGTTGATCCAATGAGCCTTCAATATCTTGTTGGTGGTACGATTGATTATGTTGAAGGATTACAAGGCTCACGTTTTGTCGTTGATAATCCAAATGCAACAACAACGTGTGGCTGCGGTTCATCATTTAGTATCTAA
- a CDS encoding N-acetyltransferase family protein, translating to MNNIADEIIFADAQLTDLPFIVEVYNQTIASRMVTADTSPITVNDRLEWFNAHNAQTRPLWLIKYNNQPCGWISLSTFYGRPAYAKTVELSLYIHQAFRGKKIGQQAVMAVEQFARKNKIETILSFIFAHNQPSISLFEKLGYSKYGHLPNIAELDDIKRDLVILGKAITA from the coding sequence ATGAATAATATCGCTGATGAAATAATATTTGCTGATGCACAATTAACTGACTTACCTTTTATTGTTGAAGTTTATAATCAAACGATTGCCAGTCGAATGGTAACAGCAGATACATCACCAATAACCGTTAATGACCGATTAGAATGGTTTAATGCACATAATGCCCAAACAAGGCCATTGTGGTTAATTAAATATAACAATCAGCCATGTGGCTGGATAAGTTTATCAACGTTTTATGGTAGGCCAGCATACGCTAAGACGGTTGAATTAAGCTTATATATTCATCAAGCGTTTCGTGGCAAAAAAATAGGTCAACAAGCAGTTATGGCAGTAGAACAATTTGCCCGAAAAAATAAGATTGAAACCATACTTAGTTTTATTTTTGCGCATAATCAGCCTAGCATCTCGTTATTTGAAAAATTAGGTTATAGCAAATATGGCCATCTACCAAATATCGCAGAGCTTGATGATATTAAGCGAGACTTAGTGATACTAGGAAAAGCAATTACAGCTTAA
- a CDS encoding DUF1289 domain-containing protein, with protein sequence MSQQIEIFTIPSPCKRVCETDKQGYCLTCFRSRDERFSWLKFSDEQKQNILRLCRQRALRKRYFEYQQQQKAVLQQTNDSEQLDLL encoded by the coding sequence ATGTCACAACAAATCGAAATTTTCACTATACCAAGTCCGTGTAAAAGAGTCTGCGAAACGGATAAGCAAGGTTATTGTTTAACTTGTTTTCGTTCTCGTGATGAACGCTTTAGTTGGTTAAAATTCTCTGATGAGCAAAAGCAAAATATATTACGACTTTGCCGGCAACGGGCGTTAAGGAAAAGATATTTTGAGTATCAACAGCAACAAAAAGCGGTATTGCAACAAACTAACGATAGTGAGCAGCTTGATTTACTTTAA
- a CDS encoding zinc ribbon domain-containing protein YjdM, giving the protein MNSIPNCPICQSEHTYHDGTLYICPECAHEWDEQAATSTEDELQVKDSNGNLLADGDDIILIKDLKLKGSSTVIKKGAKAKGIRLVEGDHEIDCKVDGMKIMLKACFVKKA; this is encoded by the coding sequence ATGAACTCAATCCCAAATTGCCCTATTTGCCAATCAGAACATACTTACCATGATGGTACACTCTATATTTGTCCTGAGTGTGCTCATGAATGGGATGAACAAGCAGCAACCTCAACTGAAGACGAATTACAAGTGAAAGATAGCAACGGTAATTTATTAGCTGATGGTGACGATATTATCTTAATTAAAGATCTAAAATTAAAAGGCTCATCTACCGTAATAAAAAAAGGGGCTAAAGCTAAAGGGATCCGCTTAGTTGAAGGTGATCATGAAATAGATTGTAAAGTTGATGGCATGAAAATAATGCTAAAAGCCTGTTTCGTAAAAAAAGCCTAG
- a CDS encoding zinc ribbon domain-containing protein — translation MKMCIACGMPMTQIGDYPLYDISKNYCKYCAHTDGTMKLFDEKLAELTAHYIKIHRMDDIIAKQTAYVILKKLPAWKRK, via the coding sequence ATGAAAATGTGCATTGCCTGTGGTATGCCGATGACCCAAATTGGTGATTATCCTCTATATGATATATCTAAAAACTATTGTAAATATTGTGCTCATACTGATGGTACGATGAAACTTTTCGATGAAAAATTAGCAGAATTAACCGCGCATTATATAAAAATTCATCGCATGGATGATATTATTGCTAAACAAACAGCCTATGTTATTTTAAAAAAACTTCCTGCTTGGAAGCGTAAATAA
- a CDS encoding SHOCT domain-containing protein — MKKILLIVTFACIFIFPSHATEQHDSSALASMFQSESSQSNTEIQSQQQSSQAENEKSSGGSSFIIIVIIVLGVFYFRYRKKRKLITKGFYKQANFYCDKAFINDLLKTAIAVDERGQRLCFFKNNGKYNTAYQVVESMDIISVQLLEDDNVIAETLRTYDNSGPLIGGPLFDDIARSIDKISANSKVQKILLRVLVNSSYNGCCEVLISGKKVNKNSKKYRKIMNDAIDWYNIVAMLMQRFNDSHYYQMPESNINTNKYTNTYANRNTNGITSIADELQKLYELKEKGILTEQEFETQKRKILN; from the coding sequence ATGAAAAAAATACTATTAATTGTTACTTTTGCATGCATTTTTATCTTTCCATCACATGCTACAGAGCAGCATGATTCTAGCGCCTTAGCTAGCATGTTTCAAAGTGAAAGTAGCCAATCAAACACCGAAATTCAATCACAACAACAGAGCTCACAAGCAGAAAACGAAAAAAGTAGCGGCGGATCTTCTTTCATCATTATTGTGATTATAGTCTTGGGCGTTTTTTACTTTCGCTACCGTAAAAAACGTAAACTAATTACAAAAGGATTTTATAAACAAGCTAATTTTTACTGTGATAAAGCATTCATTAATGATTTATTAAAAACGGCGATTGCCGTTGATGAAAGAGGTCAGCGCCTTTGTTTTTTCAAAAACAATGGAAAATACAATACGGCTTATCAAGTTGTTGAGTCGATGGATATTATTTCAGTTCAACTACTTGAAGATGATAATGTTATTGCTGAAACATTAAGAACGTATGACAACAGTGGGCCACTAATTGGCGGACCATTATTTGATGATATAGCAAGATCTATTGATAAAATTTCAGCAAATAGCAAAGTACAAAAAATCTTACTGCGAGTATTGGTAAATAGTTCATATAATGGTTGTTGTGAAGTTTTAATCAGTGGCAAAAAGGTTAATAAAAACAGTAAAAAATACAGAAAGATCATGAATGATGCAATTGATTGGTACAATATTGTGGCTATGTTGATGCAGCGTTTTAATGATAGTCATTACTATCAAATGCCTGAGTCAAATATCAATACAAACAAATATACAAATACATATGCAAACAGAAATACTAATGGCATAACATCGATTGCCGATGAACTGCAAAAGCTATACGAATTAAAAGAAAAAGGTATTTTAACGGAGCAAGAATTTGAGACTCAAAAAAGAAAAATACTTAATTAA
- a CDS encoding DinI-like family protein yields MLRVDILLSKDDNVPPKIIDALQIELEKQIVSLHSDAIVRVRVSSSKNIDVSGCTKEEKQTVLAIIENVFTSEDWLPE; encoded by the coding sequence ATGCTTCGAGTTGATATTTTATTGTCTAAAGACGATAACGTTCCCCCCAAAATTATTGATGCACTGCAAATTGAGTTAGAAAAACAAATTGTTTCTCTTCATTCTGATGCAATCGTTCGAGTGCGGGTGAGTTCAAGTAAAAATATAGATGTTTCGGGATGCACTAAAGAGGAAAAGCAAACGGTGCTGGCAATAATAGAAAATGTATTTACCTCTGAAGATTGGTTACCCGAATAA